The DNA sequence tcataaaaaaatatcaataattatcaatATCGACCGATAttaaacacttatatcgtgatacagttttcagccatatcgcccagccctagtcaatAGTCATAAATGTCACTACTTGCCTTTCTCCTTGGCTCATGTTGACAAACATTAGCGGCATTTCATGACGACAGGAAGCTCCAAACACTCCTGTAACATCAAGTTTCTTTGCTTGTTGTTGGGACCTCAGAACGTTGCCAGCCTTGAAGTTACTGCAGTCCTAAAGATTTAAGGAACTATTCGATTTATGAGCACAATAATGGTCTTCTTCCAGGAGTTACATTTAACATTTCATGGACTCAGATTTTTCAGTCCTAATACAGTATTCTGCAACTGTGACTAACCTCGTTAGGCTTTGAGCCGTCAGGATGTGAAAGAAGGTATTCCTCTACATCCTTTTCATCAACAAACATGCGGGTTCCATGAAATGGCTCAACCACACTTGTCCCTGAGCTTTGCTTCCGCACAAGGCCAAAGTTGGCATCCAATGTCACTATCATATCTCCATCTGCCTGGGaaacaaacatttacagtaatCCTGGTTAATCTCATACAGCCTTCATAAATGCAGGTTGTACCAGAGAACACCTGGTTGATACGCTCATACTAATATTGTCACTATTTTATGATAATACCTTATACAACAATTAACTGATTTTGCGATATAAATTTAATGCCAAAAGGTCATAAAAATGGCAAATATAGTTAATCAAACAATAACCATGCTAGAACTACAACCAACCTTTGGACATGCTGGGCATGTGGTCCCATCATCTAAGTGTGGGCAAACATCTACCAAACTTCTTTGTCGAAAGTGGTAATGCCTAAACTGGGATATGGATTCTCCCACCAGGGCTCTGTAGAGGTCGTTAACCTACAGTATAAGCAGCATTTTCACATCAGTGAAAACCTTTACTTTTCATACAATTACACTTCCTAAATAAAGTCCAAGGTGATGGTaagacattattttttatagaaaaatatcaataataactTTGCATGTAACTATATAATCCTAGACAGTTCCATAAATAATAATGACGCAGTACAATCAAAGTAAAAGGTCCAATTGTCACATCTATGCGGACTGGTCAGTCTTCCATGAAAGTAACTAAAATCTTCACTTCATAGACATGACTTCTAACTGACCTCTGCAAACTGACTTACCTCTGCAAGTGTAAGGTTGTTTTTCCAGCGTAGGGTGTTGCAAAAACCCTCAACAGAAACCTGACACTCGagtgacagacaaacaaaaagctCTAGCAGAGGGATGGAAAAGGCTGTCTGGGGCTTGTCGGCTGTTGCTGGCCAGAGCCCATACCTTAGCAGAGTGCAGGCTTCTGgttcacacgcacacatattGACAGTGACGGTGCAGAGCTGTCCTGCCAAATAAAAagagggaaataaaataaaaacataacaaagtaCTACTATAGAGACACATACATTACTCGACATTTAACAGGACTGGATTCCTCAACtttaaaattaaatacattacatacacattttttcaatgtaaaatgacAAACCTGTGCTGATAATGACCTTCATGTCCTTCATGTACACAGCATGGGTGCTATGGCCTTCAGGTAAGTATAGGAATAACCCCAGGGAAAACGGCTCATAGTAGGCATTCTGTAAGAAAGATTTATAGCTCTAAGAAAGTTTTTAAAACAGACTGAAGACACAAATAATTGATACAACATAGTGCTAAAATATTACCATAACAATTTAAAATTACTTTagttatgtctgtatgtatgacTGCATGCTATTATTCTTACATTCCACTTATCAGGTAGGTGCAGTGAATTTCTGTGAGTCCTCTTCAGACAAGCCTCACAAAAGACTGCAGTTGTGCTGCACTCAATGCACCTATAATCAGCATCT is a window from the Perca fluviatilis chromosome 1, GENO_Pfluv_1.0, whole genome shotgun sequence genome containing:
- the LOC120566769 gene encoding uncharacterized protein LOC120566769 isoform X1, with the translated sequence MYTQNAYYEPFSLGLFLYLPEGHSTHAVYMKDMKVIISTGQLCTVTVNMCACEPEACTLLRYGLWPATADKPQTAFSIPLLELFVCLSLECQVSVEGFCNTLRWKNNLTLAEVNDLYRALVGESISQFRHYHFRQRSLVDVCPHLDDGTTCPACPKADGDMIVTLDANFGLVRKQSSGTSVVEPFHGTRMFVDEKDVEEYLLSHPDGSKPNEDCSNFKAGNVLRSQQQAKKLDVTGVFGASCRHEMPLMFVNMSQGERLAYPLYVIDELLRRREDKNIHLRVVYDIACVVASHLRKSGEGIPQNLSLAVPAFHIYGHKLPCQVNS
- the LOC120566769 gene encoding uncharacterized protein LOC120566769 isoform X2; amino-acid sequence: MCACEPEACTLLRYGLWPATADKPQTAFSIPLLELFVCLSLECQVSVEGFCNTLRWKNNLTLAEVNDLYRALVGESISQFRHYHFRQRSLVDVCPHLDDGTTCPACPKADGDMIVTLDANFGLVRKQSSGTSVVEPFHGTRMFVDEKDVEEYLLSHPDGSKPNEDCSNFKAGNVLRSQQQAKKLDVTGVFGASCRHEMPLMFVNMSQGERLAYPLYVIDELLRRREDKNIHLRVVYDIACVVASHLRKSGEGIPQNLSLAVPAFHIYGHKLPCQVNS